The following proteins come from a genomic window of Geothrix edaphica:
- the fabZ gene encoding 3-hydroxyacyl-ACP dehydratase FabZ — MSEREPRTIDLQGILDLLPHRYPILLVDRILDFEPKQWIRGLKNISYNEQIFQGHFPSRPVFPGVYIVEAMAQTGGCLLLQDIEDRARKVIYFMGIDGVKFRKPVLPGDQLVMEVKVVQLKGRICKMRGEAFVGGQKVAEAEFMSMLMDLAEGEGR; from the coding sequence ATGTCGGAACGCGAACCCCGAACGATCGACCTGCAAGGAATCCTGGATCTGCTGCCCCACCGGTATCCGATCCTGCTGGTGGACCGCATCCTGGATTTCGAGCCCAAGCAGTGGATCCGGGGGCTCAAGAACATCAGCTACAACGAGCAGATCTTCCAGGGCCACTTCCCCAGCCGGCCGGTGTTCCCGGGGGTCTACATCGTCGAGGCCATGGCCCAGACCGGTGGCTGCCTGCTGCTCCAGGACATCGAGGACCGGGCCCGCAAGGTGATCTACTTCATGGGCATCGACGGAGTGAAGTTCCGCAAGCCCGTGCTGCCCGGCGACCAGCTGGTGATGGAAGTCAAGGTGGTCCAGCTCAAGGGCCGGATCTGCAAGATGCGGGGCGAAGCCTTCGTGGGTGGCCAGAAGGTCGCGGAAGCTGAATTCATGTCCATGCTGATGGACCTGGCCGAAGGAGAGGGACGATGA
- a CDS encoding HD family phosphohydrolase — translation MRFTVAVPPEHRSILLDRAAGEMRRCLVFVDGGAADVVLGLPGDGTFADCECWPGLEAAEALVRAAWARLQDRRDMERLHEVGRALASEQNLDRLLDLILSKARELLMAEAGSIYLLTGDEEHPELLFAHTQNARVSLPFARVAMPISREALAGFVALSRESLNLPDVYGISPEAPYRFNDSFDRQAGYRTQSALVVPMLDTEGQVLGVLQLLNRLQEDGQVAAFSSADQRLAQSLAGQAAVAVKNAQLREEIERLFEGFVAASVTAIEARDPVTSGHSGRVADLTVGLAEVVNATPNGAYGSLSFSDRQLRELRYASLLHDFGKVGVREQVLVKAKKLDPGQLEIILQRLRQRELEEALEALARAWKGGGDPGLWERAIQDRKAESERLIHLVRQSNEPTVLAQEVAEGLGLLEDLAFTHWTGERRPLVEPADLASLRIRRGSLSEAERLEIESHVTHTFRFLERIPWTRDLAGIPDIAYAHHERLTGRGYPRKLSEQDIPVQSRAMAIADVYDALTAQDRPYKGAVPVERSLAILDEEAREGALDRGLLDLFIEARIYERTTRRS, via the coding sequence TTGCGCTTCACTGTCGCCGTCCCCCCAGAGCACCGTAGCATCCTCCTGGACCGCGCGGCCGGGGAGATGCGCCGCTGCCTGGTCTTCGTGGACGGCGGCGCGGCGGACGTGGTGCTGGGCCTCCCGGGGGACGGGACCTTCGCGGACTGCGAGTGCTGGCCTGGCCTGGAGGCGGCGGAGGCCCTGGTGCGGGCTGCCTGGGCGCGGCTGCAGGACCGCCGGGACATGGAGCGGCTCCACGAGGTGGGCCGGGCCCTGGCCTCCGAACAGAACCTGGACCGGCTGCTGGACCTGATCCTCAGCAAGGCCCGCGAGCTGCTGATGGCCGAGGCCGGGTCCATCTACCTGCTCACCGGCGACGAGGAGCATCCCGAGCTGCTCTTCGCCCACACCCAGAATGCCCGGGTGAGCCTGCCCTTCGCCCGGGTCGCCATGCCCATCTCGCGGGAAGCCCTGGCTGGCTTCGTGGCCCTCAGCCGGGAAAGCCTGAACCTGCCGGACGTCTACGGGATCTCCCCGGAAGCCCCCTATCGCTTCAATGACAGCTTCGACCGCCAGGCCGGGTACCGCACCCAATCCGCGCTGGTGGTGCCCATGCTCGACACGGAAGGGCAGGTGCTGGGCGTCCTGCAGCTCCTCAACCGCCTGCAGGAGGACGGCCAGGTCGCCGCCTTCTCCTCCGCGGACCAGAGGCTGGCGCAGAGCCTGGCGGGGCAGGCCGCGGTGGCGGTGAAGAACGCCCAGCTGCGGGAAGAGATCGAGCGGCTCTTCGAGGGGTTCGTGGCCGCCTCCGTGACGGCCATCGAGGCCCGGGACCCGGTCACCAGCGGCCATTCGGGCCGGGTGGCGGACCTCACCGTGGGCCTGGCGGAGGTCGTGAACGCCACGCCGAATGGCGCCTATGGGAGCCTCTCCTTCAGCGACCGCCAGCTCCGGGAGCTGCGCTATGCCAGCCTGCTGCATGACTTCGGCAAGGTGGGGGTCCGCGAGCAGGTGCTGGTGAAGGCCAAGAAGCTGGATCCCGGCCAGCTCGAGATCATCCTCCAGCGCCTGCGCCAACGGGAGCTGGAGGAGGCCCTGGAGGCCCTGGCCCGGGCCTGGAAGGGCGGGGGCGATCCCGGGCTGTGGGAGCGCGCCATCCAGGATCGCAAGGCTGAATCGGAGCGGCTCATCCACCTGGTGCGCCAGAGCAATGAGCCCACGGTGCTGGCCCAGGAGGTGGCCGAAGGCCTGGGCCTGCTGGAGGACCTGGCCTTCACCCACTGGACCGGCGAGCGCCGGCCGCTGGTAGAGCCCGCGGACCTGGCCAGCCTCCGGATCCGCCGGGGCAGCCTGTCCGAAGCCGAGCGCCTCGAGATCGAGAGCCACGTGACCCACACCTTCCGGTTCCTGGAGCGCATCCCCTGGACCCGCGACCTGGCGGGCATCCCCGACATCGCCTACGCCCACCACGAGCGCCTGACCGGCCGCGGCTACCCCCGGAAGCTCTCGGAACAGGACATCCCGGTCCAGAGCCGGGCCATGGCCATCGCGGATGTCTACGACGCCCTCACGGCCCAGGACCGGCCCTACAAGGGGGCCGTCCCCGTGGAGCGGAGCCTGGCCATCCTGGACGAGGAGGCCCGGGAGGGGGCCCTGGACCGGGGCCTGCTGGACCTCTTCATCGAGGCCAGGATCTACGAGCGGACGACCCGGCGGTCCTGA
- a CDS encoding class I SAM-dependent RNA methyltransferase produces the protein MERLAWGGKGVGREADGRLLLLEAPLALFPGEVVEATVIWKARHGEGRVTRWITRDPRRAVAECPVAASCGGCELWEAGRHAPDLKRQMVADLLRRQLGEEVPWDWHPAPAEALRHRIQLHWDGSSLGYFRRHSHALVPVSACPAAAEPLSLAIPRMQEALTAHILSSRPGRWELSTGTPAGEVLATDERGRSWHLEPDGWHRTEAPLAHRLGGITLHHEPGAFFQVSPPWAAEAFRSLLEGWEVQGGTLYDLYGGVGLFSALLGKRFNHRVLVESGEAAVAWARRNLEALGLPAECLVADVAAWVPEGLGQPDDVVLLDPPRAGLEPALADRLCTAQAGTLVLVGCDGAAFCRDLKRLAQAWSLEKLAVLDLFPLTSHVECVALLTRRP, from the coding sequence GTGGAGCGGCTGGCCTGGGGCGGCAAGGGTGTGGGCCGCGAGGCCGATGGCCGCCTGCTGCTCCTGGAGGCCCCTCTGGCCCTCTTTCCCGGCGAGGTGGTGGAGGCCACCGTGATCTGGAAGGCCCGCCATGGAGAGGGCCGCGTCACCCGCTGGATCACCCGGGATCCCCGCCGCGCCGTGGCCGAGTGCCCGGTGGCCGCGAGCTGCGGCGGCTGCGAGCTCTGGGAGGCCGGCCGCCACGCCCCCGACCTCAAGCGGCAGATGGTCGCCGACCTCCTGCGCCGCCAGCTGGGCGAAGAAGTGCCCTGGGACTGGCACCCGGCCCCGGCGGAGGCCCTGCGCCACCGCATCCAGCTCCACTGGGACGGGTCCTCCCTCGGCTACTTCCGCCGCCACAGCCACGCCCTGGTGCCCGTGTCCGCCTGCCCGGCCGCCGCCGAGCCCCTGTCACTGGCCATTCCGCGCATGCAGGAAGCCCTGACGGCGCACATCCTCTCCTCCCGGCCCGGCCGCTGGGAGCTGTCCACGGGCACCCCCGCAGGCGAGGTCCTGGCCACCGATGAGCGGGGCCGCAGCTGGCACCTCGAACCCGACGGCTGGCATCGCACGGAAGCGCCGCTGGCGCACCGCCTGGGAGGGATCACCCTGCATCACGAGCCAGGCGCCTTCTTCCAGGTGAGCCCGCCCTGGGCGGCCGAGGCCTTCCGGAGCCTCCTGGAAGGCTGGGAGGTGCAGGGCGGCACCCTCTATGACCTCTACGGCGGGGTGGGCCTCTTCTCCGCCCTGCTGGGCAAGCGCTTCAACCACCGCGTGCTGGTGGAATCCGGCGAAGCCGCCGTGGCCTGGGCCCGGCGCAACCTGGAGGCCCTGGGCCTGCCCGCAGAGTGCCTGGTGGCCGACGTGGCGGCTTGGGTGCCGGAGGGATTGGGCCAGCCCGACGATGTCGTGCTGCTGGATCCCCCCCGGGCCGGGCTGGAACCAGCCCTCGCCGACCGCCTCTGCACCGCCCAGGCCGGGACGCTGGTGCTGGTGGGCTGCGATGGCGCGGCTTTCTGCCGGGACCTGAAGCGGCTGGCCCAGGCCTGGAGCCTCGAGAAACTCGCCGTGCTGGACCTCTTCCCGCTCACCAGCCATGTGGAGTGCGTGGCCCTGCTGACCCGGCGGCCATGA
- the speD gene encoding adenosylmethionine decarboxylase, whose amino-acid sequence MSTPASALGRHLLAEFTGCEAAALADLARVTAAMLAAAEASGATIVTHSFHHFSPYGVSGAVIIAESHLAIHTWPEHRFAAVDFFSCGDVDMDRGLAVLKAALGAEAEVRLELERGPLRTLNP is encoded by the coding sequence ATGAGCACCCCCGCCAGCGCCCTCGGCCGCCACCTGCTCGCGGAATTCACGGGCTGCGAGGCCGCGGCCCTGGCGGACCTCGCGCGGGTCACCGCCGCCATGCTGGCGGCGGCGGAGGCTTCCGGCGCCACCATCGTCACGCACAGCTTCCACCACTTCAGCCCCTACGGGGTCAGCGGGGCCGTGATCATCGCGGAGAGCCACCTGGCCATCCACACCTGGCCCGAGCACCGGTTCGCGGCCGTGGACTTCTTCAGCTGCGGCGACGTGGACATGGACCGGGGCTTGGCCGTGCTCAAGGCCGCCCTCGGTGCGGAGGCGGAGGTGCGGCTGGAGCTGGAGCGCGGCCCCCTGCGGACGCTCAACCCCTGA
- a CDS encoding methylated-DNA--[protein]-cysteine S-methyltransferase: MTGIHRLDTSLGPVQVAFDQGGAVIYLGFSDHEFRDRLLAKLARLGPVAAPPAGATAGLREQLEAYAAGRRTRFEVPIRLHGSPFEQRVWAELQRIPFGETRSYGQLAATLGDPNLSRAVGRANGANPISILVPCHRVIGASGSLTGYAGGLGRKERLLRLEGALRG, translated from the coding sequence ATGACGGGAATCCATCGCCTCGACACCTCGCTCGGACCAGTCCAGGTCGCCTTCGACCAGGGCGGCGCCGTGATCTACCTGGGGTTCTCCGACCATGAGTTCCGCGACAGGCTGCTGGCGAAATTGGCCCGCCTGGGGCCAGTGGCGGCCCCTCCCGCCGGAGCGACGGCCGGCCTGCGGGAGCAGCTGGAGGCCTACGCCGCGGGCCGCCGCACCCGCTTCGAGGTGCCCATCCGGCTCCACGGCAGCCCCTTCGAGCAGCGCGTCTGGGCCGAGCTCCAGCGCATCCCCTTCGGAGAGACCCGCAGCTACGGCCAGCTGGCGGCGACCCTTGGTGATCCGAACCTGAGCCGGGCCGTGGGGCGGGCCAATGGCGCCAACCCCATCTCCATTCTGGTGCCCTGCCATCGCGTGATCGGCGCCAGCGGCAGTCTCACGGGCTATGCCGGCGGTCTGGGCAGGAAGGAGCGGCTGCTGCGCCTGGAGGGCGCGCTCAGGGGTTGA
- a CDS encoding DNA-3-methyladenine glycosylase 2 gives MRWSDEHLYERILAKDASFDGRVLTGVLTTGIYCLPSCPARKPLARNVRFFADEGTAQAAGLRPCKRCRPDAFYRGEDADLARLEDAMAQALADPAAFPEAEALAEAAGVGLTKLKTLLRDHAHTQPAAFLQRARIQAACARLETGEGSLLDLGGAVGFESPSGFHEAFRRQTGLAPGAYRDLLGSSRFTLPLPEGTRLDDLLRFHGRDPESVSERVVGPILRKGAHFAGKPGVLSLAFGTDTVAVTLEGAQGPAAMAEAHRAALRLLAWHGDPASFETAHPALARGREGLRVPLTLDPFEALVWAILGQQVNLAFAYALRRDLICLAGTPVGELIAHPEAARLAALEPGELVARRFSRRKAEYVLNAAGKVAAGELRLEEMLTATGAGKALLALRGCGPWTAQYVLMRGLGFRDCVPVGDAALTLALQRWFKLEARPDGPGTTRLMAPFAPHRSLATFHLWASLKGVPA, from the coding sequence ATGCGCTGGTCGGATGAGCACCTCTACGAACGGATCCTGGCGAAGGACGCGTCCTTCGACGGGCGGGTGCTCACGGGCGTCCTCACCACTGGGATCTACTGTCTGCCCTCCTGCCCGGCCCGGAAGCCCCTGGCCCGGAACGTGCGGTTCTTCGCGGATGAAGGTACCGCCCAGGCGGCCGGGCTGCGCCCCTGCAAGCGGTGCCGGCCCGATGCCTTCTACCGGGGCGAGGATGCGGACTTGGCGCGCCTGGAGGACGCCATGGCCCAGGCCCTGGCGGATCCCGCAGCCTTCCCCGAGGCGGAGGCCCTGGCGGAGGCGGCCGGCGTCGGCCTCACCAAGCTGAAGACCCTGCTCCGGGACCATGCCCACACCCAGCCTGCGGCCTTCCTCCAGCGGGCTCGCATCCAAGCCGCCTGCGCGCGGCTGGAGACGGGGGAGGGATCCCTGCTGGACCTGGGGGGCGCCGTGGGGTTCGAGAGCCCCTCGGGCTTCCACGAGGCCTTCCGCCGCCAGACGGGCCTGGCGCCCGGCGCTTACCGGGACCTGCTGGGCTCGTCCCGCTTCACCCTGCCGCTGCCGGAGGGCACCCGCCTCGACGACCTGCTGCGCTTCCATGGCCGCGATCCGGAGAGCGTGTCCGAGCGGGTGGTGGGCCCCATCCTCCGCAAGGGCGCCCACTTCGCCGGGAAGCCCGGGGTGCTGAGCCTGGCCTTCGGCACGGACACGGTCGCCGTGACCCTGGAGGGCGCGCAGGGTCCCGCTGCCATGGCGGAGGCCCACCGGGCGGCCCTGCGGCTCCTGGCCTGGCACGGGGATCCAGCCTCCTTCGAAACAGCGCATCCAGCTCTGGCGCGGGGCCGGGAGGGCCTGCGGGTGCCGTTGACCCTGGATCCCTTCGAGGCCCTGGTCTGGGCGATCCTGGGGCAGCAGGTGAACCTGGCCTTCGCCTATGCCCTGCGGCGCGACCTGATCTGCCTGGCGGGAACACCCGTGGGGGAGCTCATCGCCCATCCCGAGGCGGCGCGCCTCGCGGCGCTGGAGCCCGGGGAGCTGGTGGCCCGGCGGTTCTCGCGGCGCAAGGCCGAGTACGTCCTGAACGCCGCGGGGAAGGTGGCGGCAGGCGAACTGCGCCTGGAGGAGATGCTCACGGCCACGGGGGCTGGCAAGGCCCTCCTCGCCCTGCGGGGCTGCGGACCCTGGACGGCCCAGTACGTGCTGATGCGCGGCCTCGGCTTCCGGGACTGCGTTCCGGTGGGAGATGCGGCCCTCACGCTGGCCCTCCAGCGCTGGTTCAAGCTCGAGGCGCGTCCCGACGGTCCCGGGACCACGCGCCTCATGGCGCCCTTCGCCCCGCACCGCAGCCTCGCCACCTTCCATTTGTGGGCCAGCCTGAAAGGAGTGCCCGCATGA
- a CDS encoding methylated-DNA--[protein]-cysteine S-methyltransferase, with amino-acid sequence MNGPYHLLPTPLGDLGAVFDGEGRLIRLDRLHGHPLLAPASPVPKSLPYLKRQLESYFSGNLRDFNIPMLAEGTDFQRRVWKELLKIPYGQAISYLELARRLGDEKCIRAAARANGANPIAILIPCHRVIGSDGSLVGYAGGLDMKEFLLRLEGVLPKAPPQPRLPLEWD; translated from the coding sequence ATGAACGGGCCCTACCATCTGCTGCCCACGCCTCTGGGAGACCTGGGCGCGGTCTTCGATGGGGAGGGACGCCTGATCCGGCTGGACCGCCTGCACGGGCACCCGCTCCTGGCCCCGGCCAGCCCGGTCCCCAAGAGCCTGCCCTACCTGAAGCGGCAGCTGGAGTCCTACTTCTCCGGCAACCTCCGGGACTTCAACATCCCCATGCTGGCCGAGGGCACGGATTTCCAGCGGCGGGTCTGGAAGGAGCTGCTGAAGATCCCCTACGGCCAGGCCATCTCATATCTGGAACTGGCGCGGCGTCTGGGGGACGAGAAGTGCATCCGCGCGGCGGCCCGGGCCAACGGCGCCAACCCCATCGCCATCCTCATCCCCTGCCACCGCGTCATCGGGTCGGACGGGTCCCTGGTGGGCTATGCCGGGGGCCTGGACATGAAGGAGTTCCTGCTGCGCCTGGAGGGCGTGCTGCCCAAGGCCCCGCCCCAGCCCCGCCTGCCGCTGGAGTGGGACTGA
- a CDS encoding methylated-DNA--[protein]-cysteine S-methyltransferase has protein sequence MRAAFDGRGRLRELAVEGLDPRKTSPLPPKEQREAKRYLDRQLDAYLAGTLRTFTVPVDPQGSPLQLRIWDTVRTIPYGQCRQPGDLGAWLGVDEDLIIMACASNPIVLLVPAHRVILPGEGPLPKALRELESGLGWRRP, from the coding sequence ATGCGTGCCGCCTTCGACGGCCGGGGAAGGCTGCGGGAGCTGGCCGTGGAAGGGCTTGATCCCCGCAAGACCAGCCCCCTGCCGCCCAAGGAGCAGCGCGAGGCCAAGCGGTATCTGGACCGCCAGCTGGACGCCTACCTGGCCGGCACGTTGCGCACCTTCACGGTGCCTGTGGATCCGCAGGGTTCGCCCCTGCAGCTGCGCATCTGGGACACGGTGCGGACCATCCCCTACGGACAGTGCCGGCAGCCCGGGGATCTCGGCGCCTGGCTGGGGGTGGATGAGGATCTGATCATCATGGCCTGCGCCTCGAATCCCATCGTCCTGCTCGTGCCGGCCCACCGGGTGATCCTGCCCGGCGAGGGACCCCTGCCGAAGGCCCTGCGGGAACTGGAATCGGGCCTGGGTTGGCGGCGGCCCTGA
- a CDS encoding menaquinone biosynthetic enzyme MqnA/MqnD family protein has product MATEPFRLSIIDYLNAAPLNHGFKHGLGWEHFHLKFHYPSACADRLRSGEVDAGIVSSIEYLRIPDLRIVPGLCIASPKRVRSVVILSKVPPEQIRSLALDTSSRTSVVLAQLLLRERYGVIPAVTDMGPDLPAMLEANDAALMIGDSAMRAPRQGLFVLDLAEEWHAWTGLPFVFALWLVRKDAPELPVPGGVASFFHKSFEIGQAQLPAIIEEARRTIGWTKIELHEYLTENISYTLGEAERESLALFFEKAVRHGFAPEVKPLQFL; this is encoded by the coding sequence ATGGCCACTGAACCATTCCGCCTGTCCATCATCGACTACCTGAACGCCGCCCCCCTGAACCACGGATTCAAGCACGGCCTCGGCTGGGAGCATTTCCACCTGAAGTTCCACTACCCCTCGGCCTGCGCCGATCGCCTCCGGTCCGGCGAGGTGGATGCGGGCATCGTCAGCTCCATCGAGTACCTGAGGATCCCCGACCTCCGCATCGTCCCGGGCCTCTGCATCGCCTCCCCCAAGCGGGTGCGCAGCGTGGTGATCCTGTCCAAGGTGCCCCCGGAACAGATCAGGAGCCTGGCCCTGGACACCTCGAGCCGCACCAGCGTGGTGCTGGCCCAGCTGCTCCTCCGGGAGCGCTACGGCGTGATCCCGGCCGTGACCGACATGGGTCCCGATCTCCCCGCCATGCTCGAGGCGAACGACGCCGCCCTGATGATCGGAGACTCCGCCATGCGGGCCCCCCGCCAGGGGCTGTTCGTGCTGGACCTGGCCGAGGAGTGGCACGCCTGGACCGGCCTGCCCTTCGTCTTCGCGCTCTGGCTGGTCCGCAAGGATGCCCCGGAGCTGCCGGTACCCGGCGGCGTGGCCTCCTTCTTCCACAAGAGCTTCGAGATCGGCCAGGCCCAGCTGCCCGCCATCATCGAAGAGGCCCGACGCACCATCGGCTGGACCAAGATCGAGCTGCACGAATACCTCACCGAGAACATCAGCTACACCCTGGGCGAAGCCGAGCGCGAAAGCCTGGCGCTCTTCTTCGAAAAGGCCGTCCGTCACGGCTTCGCCCCCGAGGTGAAACCCCTGCAGTTCCTCTGA
- the pepQ gene encoding Xaa-Pro dipeptidase yields the protein MTDLSSLFHTHTAERQRTTAEALAETGFDALVISSGKVYTHFADDQDAPFHPVPHFAHWCPMAGPHHLLVIRPDQRPRLIRYAPEDFWYEQLPLGNPFWAGEFDIEEVGTVEDAWKRLGTLARAAYIGNETDRAEAANLELNPAGLTARLDWHRTNKSAYEVQCIEEATVLAARGHLAARAAFLAGASELEIHHAYIQAVGIVDHEMPYGSIVALNEKGATLHYEGKRTLKNGFVMLIDAGAQVRGYAADITRTVAAPHCDSRFADLVDDMVKLELQLCDLVKPGLPYGDLHHQGHLAIAGLLKDHGILKADPDEAVEKGLSRPFFPHGLGHHLGIQVHDVAGRQGAPDGTMAPPPPQHPTLRTTRTIDAGQVFTVEPGLYFIPMLLRPFRENEHKGRFDWKLIDELTPCGGIRIEDNLLVTAGGHRNLTRPHLPN from the coding sequence ATGACCGACCTCTCATCTCTCTTCCACACCCACACTGCCGAGCGCCAGCGCACCACGGCCGAAGCTCTGGCCGAGACGGGCTTCGACGCGCTGGTGATCTCCAGCGGCAAGGTCTACACCCACTTCGCGGATGACCAGGACGCGCCCTTCCACCCCGTTCCCCACTTCGCCCACTGGTGCCCCATGGCGGGACCGCACCATCTCCTCGTGATCCGGCCGGACCAGCGCCCGCGGCTCATCCGCTATGCCCCCGAGGACTTCTGGTACGAGCAGCTGCCTCTCGGAAATCCCTTCTGGGCCGGCGAATTCGATATCGAGGAGGTGGGCACCGTCGAGGACGCGTGGAAGCGTCTGGGGACCCTGGCCCGGGCCGCCTACATCGGCAACGAGACCGATCGGGCCGAGGCCGCGAACCTCGAGCTGAACCCCGCCGGCCTCACCGCCCGCCTGGACTGGCACCGCACCAACAAGTCCGCCTACGAGGTGCAGTGCATCGAGGAGGCCACGGTGCTGGCCGCCCGGGGCCACCTGGCCGCCCGGGCCGCCTTCCTGGCCGGCGCCAGCGAGCTGGAGATCCACCACGCCTACATCCAGGCCGTGGGCATCGTGGATCACGAGATGCCCTACGGCAGCATCGTGGCCCTCAACGAGAAGGGCGCCACCCTCCACTACGAAGGCAAGCGCACCCTGAAGAACGGGTTCGTCATGCTCATCGACGCCGGCGCCCAGGTCCGCGGCTACGCCGCCGACATCACCCGCACCGTGGCCGCACCCCACTGCGACAGCCGCTTCGCGGACCTCGTGGACGACATGGTGAAGCTCGAGCTCCAGCTCTGCGACCTGGTGAAGCCCGGCCTGCCCTACGGCGACCTGCACCACCAGGGGCACCTGGCCATCGCCGGCCTCCTGAAGGACCACGGCATCCTGAAGGCCGACCCCGATGAGGCCGTGGAGAAGGGCCTGAGCCGTCCCTTCTTTCCCCACGGCCTGGGCCACCACCTCGGCATCCAGGTGCATGACGTGGCGGGACGCCAGGGCGCGCCCGACGGCACCATGGCGCCACCGCCACCCCAGCACCCCACCCTGCGCACCACCCGCACCATCGACGCGGGCCAGGTGTTCACGGTGGAGCCGGGCCTCTACTTCATCCCCATGCTGCTCCGCCCCTTCCGCGAGAACGAGCACAAGGGCCGCTTTGACTGGAAGCTCATCGACGAGCTCACGCCCTGTGGCGGCATCCGGATCGAGGACAACCTGCTGGTGACCGCAGGCGGACATCGCAACCTCACCCGGCCCCACCTGCCCAACTGA
- a CDS encoding sensor histidine kinase, giving the protein MGVLALLALGGLALYAMAHAKNRIIREQRKALETEQRLRRAQEAFTDNAHHELRTPVQVLAGHLQMLRDMEPTAPQAEILCRAEETTVRLGGLVQGLLDLASLAQGTLAVRPALTDLGAHLALLGKDLEARARAKGLKAQVALEPLPHPLVCDASRLTQALGALLDNATGFTERGVVAFRLRARPKGRAWHLRFEIEDQGPGLPPDWERLLRPFEQEERSLRRRRGGLGIGLPLAAGILQLMGGRMGLEPLATGTLAWVEIELGEA; this is encoded by the coding sequence ATGGGTGTCCTCGCCCTGCTGGCCCTTGGCGGGCTGGCCCTTTACGCCATGGCGCATGCCAAGAACCGCATCATCCGCGAGCAGCGCAAGGCCCTGGAGACGGAGCAGCGGCTTCGCCGCGCCCAGGAGGCCTTCACGGACAACGCGCACCATGAGCTGCGCACGCCCGTGCAGGTGCTGGCCGGGCACCTCCAGATGCTGCGGGACATGGAACCCACGGCGCCGCAAGCCGAGATCCTATGCCGGGCCGAGGAGACCACGGTGCGCCTGGGCGGTCTGGTGCAGGGCCTGCTCGACCTCGCCAGCCTGGCCCAGGGCACCCTCGCCGTCCGTCCGGCCCTGACGGACCTCGGCGCACATCTGGCCCTTCTCGGGAAGGATCTGGAGGCCCGAGCCCGAGCGAAGGGCCTGAAGGCCCAAGTGGCCCTGGAGCCCCTGCCCCATCCCCTGGTCTGCGATGCCTCCCGCCTCACCCAGGCACTGGGGGCCCTCCTGGACAATGCCACAGGCTTCACAGAGCGCGGGGTCGTGGCCTTTCGTCTGAGGGCCCGGCCCAAGGGTCGGGCCTGGCACCTGCGGTTCGAGATCGAGGACCAGGGGCCGGGTCTGCCTCCGGACTGGGAGCGGCTGCTGAGGCCGTTCGAGCAGGAGGAGCGCAGCCTCCGCCGGCGCCGGGGCGGCCTGGGCATCGGCCTGCCCCTGGCCGCCGGCATCCTCCAGCTGATGGGGGGCCGGATGGGCCTGGAGCCCCTCGCCACCGGCACGCTGGCCTGGGTGGAAATCGAGCTGGGCGAGGCCTGA